The following are encoded together in the Triticum dicoccoides isolate Atlit2015 ecotype Zavitan chromosome 6B, WEW_v2.0, whole genome shotgun sequence genome:
- the LOC119326786 gene encoding transcription factor LRL3-like, translating to MQPTGREMHGGGQGQGQGQDDFFEQMLSALPTAWAELGSVRPPWELQAAGAPPPDGDPGFDESALLASRLRHNQISGGGGDDKPPPALLPRHGLDSGGFLPLPLFTDRSREDLQGANQALFDGFGAAGMHGAGAAQPPFGQAGSMPPPAAQSGAAAPPRQRQRARRGQATDPHSIAERLRRERIAERMKALQELVPSANKTDKASMLDEIIDYVKFLQLQVKVLSMSRLGGAAAVGPLVAGLSSESSGNGNGTSSSGDGNGDDDNGGSTLRATEQQVARLMEEDMGTAMQYLQGKGLCLMPISLASVISSATSSSLRSATRPAGNAGGPLHEGGSPASPRLVNGVGADGSRTIRDGGRQ from the exons ATGCAGCCCACCGGCCGCGAAATGCACGGCGGCGGGCAGGGGCAGGGGCAGGGGCAGGACGACTTCTTCGAGCAGATGCTGTCCGCGCTGCCGACGGCCTGGGCCGAGCTCGGCTCCGTCAGGCCCCCCTGGGAGCTCCAGGCGGCCGGCGCGCCCCCGCCCGACGGCGACCCTGGGTTCGACGAGTCCGCCCTCCTCGCCTCCCGCCTCCGCCACAACCAGATCAGCGGCGGCGGAGGGGACGACAAGCCGCCGCCGGCCTTGCTCCCCCGCCACGGCCTCGACAGCGGGGGCTTCCTGCCCCTGCCGCTGTTCACTGACCGGTCCCGGGAGGACCTGCAGGGGGCTAACCAGGCGCTGTTCGACGGGTTCGGGGCCGCCGGAATGCATGGCGCCGGCGCCGCTCAGCCGCCGTTCGGTCAG GCCGGCTCAATGCCGCCGCCAGCGGCGCAGAGCGGAGCGGCGGCGCCGCCGCGGCAGCGCCAGCGGGCGAGGAGAGGGCAGGCCACCGACCCCCACAGCATCGCCGAGCGT CTGCGGAGGGAGAGGATAGCGGAGAGGATGAAGGCGTTGCAGGAGCTGGTCCCGAGCGCCAACAAG ACCGACAAGGCATCGATGCTCGACGAGATCATTGATTATGTCAAGTTCCTCCAGCTTCAAGTCAAG GTTCTCAGCATGAGCCGATTAGGCGGAGCTGCGGCAGTTGGCCCTCTGGTTGCTGGCTTGTCATCAGAG AGCAGCGGAAATGGAAACGGGACCAGCAGCAGCGGCGACGGCAATGGCGACGACGACAATGGTGGTAGCACCTTGCGGGCGACGGAGCAACAGGTGGCGAGGCTGATGGAGGAGGACATGGGCACTGCCATGCAGTATCTGCAGGGCAAGGGGCTCTGCCTGATGCCGATCTCCCTTGCCTCGGTCATCTCCTCTGCAACCTCATCGTCGCTCCGCTCCGCCACCCGACCTGCTGGTAATGCAGGAGGACCCCTACACGAAGGCGGTAGCCCTGCGTCGCCTCGGTTGGTGAACGGCGTGGGCGCCGATGGCTCCCGGACCATCAGGGATGGCGGTAGACAGTGA
- the LOC119326116 gene encoding pentatricopeptide repeat-containing protein At5g27460-like isoform X1, giving the protein MAMAAAVARRLLRLLSSRSNPRPASLSSCSSPSPSFGTPATAGEREGDPLSWRLLRLRSPGAAAAAIDGWAQERGRVSRPDLQRAVSQLRRARRYGHALEILSWMDSRKEIKLLPLDHAARLDLIAKVHGTSQAEEYYKKLPNSASREAASFPLLHCYVVERNVQKAECFMASLQSIGLPVDPHSFNEMMKLYVATCQYEKVFSVIDLMKRNNIPRNALSYNLWMNACSVSGVASVQSVYKEMVNDGTIEVGWSTYCTLANIFKKHGLNSKALACLRTAETKLSTTQRLGFSFVMTCYAALGDSDWVMRLWKASKCVPGRIPAANYMTAILCLIKVGDIDRAEWIFGSWEAECRKHDVRVSNVLLGAYVRNGWIEKAEKLHLHMLQKGARPNYKTWEILMEGFVQTRQMDKAVNAMKKALSLMKSCHWRPPLKLVEAIAAFFEEQGNTDDANRYIKLLQKFNLTSLPLYKSVLRAYIKADTVLPTNISEMIARDDIVMDEEMDHLIIRASKIDIRGDV; this is encoded by the exons ATGGCCATGGCCGCCGCTGTcgcgcgccgcctcctccgcctgctcTCCTCGCGCTCGAACCCTAGACCCGCTTCCCTCTCctcctgctcctccccctccccctccttcggGACTCCGGCCACCGCCGGCGAGCGCGAGGGCGACCCCCTCTCGTGGCGCCTCCTCCGTCTCCGGTCGCCGGGCGCGgcggccgccgccatcgacggatgGGCCCAGGAGCGCGGCCGCGTCTCGCGGCCGGACCTCCAGCGTGCCGTCTCCCAGCTCCGGCGCGCGCGCCGCTACGGCCACGCCCTCGAG ATTTTATCATGGATGGACTCACGCAAAGAAATTAAACTATTACCATTGGATCATGCAGCTAGACTGGACTTGATTGCGAAAGTGCACGGTACTTCTCAAGCTGAGGAATATTACAAGAAATTACCAAACTCTGCTTCAAGGGAAGCTGCGTCATTCCCTCTCCTCCATTGCTATGTTGTTGAAAGAAATGTTCAGAAAGCAGAGTGCTTTATGGCTAGTCTGCAGAGCATTGGGCTGCCTGTCGATCCTCACTCATTCAATGAAATGATGAAACTCTATGTTGCAACATGTCAGTATGAGAAGGTATTTAGTGTAATCGATCTGATGAAACGGAACAACATTCCCAGAAATGCTCTCTCATATAACCTTTGGATGAACGCATGCTCTGTCTCTGGTGTTGCCTCTGTACAATCAGTGTACAAGGAGATGGTTAATGATGGTACGATTGAGGTTGGTTGGAGCACATACTGTACATTGGCCAACATCTTCAAGAAGCATGGACTGAATAGTAAAGCCCTGGCTTGCCTTAGGACGGCCGAAACAAAATTATCAACAACACAGCGCTTAGGATTTTCTTTTGTAATGACATGTTATGCGGCTCTGGGTGACAGCGATTGGGTCATGAGACTGTGGAAGGCTAGTAAATGTGTCCCAGGTAGAATCCCCGCTGCTAACTACATGACTGCTATCTTATGTCTGATAAAAGTTGGCGACATTGACCGGGCTGAGTGGATTTTTGGAAGCTGGGAAGCGGAGTGCAGGAAGCATGATGTGCGGGTTTCAAATGTTCTTCTAGGTGCTTATGTGAGGAACGGGTGgattgaaaaggctgagaagcttcaTCTCCACATGCTACAGAAAGGCGCACGGCCAAACTACAAGACGTGGGAGATATTGATGGAGGGTTTTGTTCAGACTAGGCAGATGGACAAGGCTGTCAATGCCATGAAGAAAGCTTTATCTTTAATGAAGAGCTGCCATTGGAGAcctccactcaaacttgttgaggcCATCGCAGCATtcttcgaggagcaaggaaacacgGACGATGCAAACAGATACATTAAGCTTCTTCAAAAGTTTAACCTGACAAGCTTGCCCCTGTACAAGTCCGTGCTTCGAGCATATATTAAAGCTGATACCGTGCTGCCAACAAACATTTCCGAGATGATAGCAAGAGATGACATCGTTATGGATGAAGAAATGGATCACTTGATCATACGTGCTAGCAAGATAGATATCAGAGGCGATGTGTAA
- the LOC119326116 gene encoding pentatricopeptide repeat-containing protein At5g27460-like isoform X2, with translation MGPGARPRLAAGPPACRLPAPARAPLRPRPRARLDLIAKVHGTSQAEEYYKKLPNSASREAASFPLLHCYVVERNVQKAECFMASLQSIGLPVDPHSFNEMMKLYVATCQYEKVFSVIDLMKRNNIPRNALSYNLWMNACSVSGVASVQSVYKEMVNDGTIEVGWSTYCTLANIFKKHGLNSKALACLRTAETKLSTTQRLGFSFVMTCYAALGDSDWVMRLWKASKCVPGRIPAANYMTAILCLIKVGDIDRAEWIFGSWEAECRKHDVRVSNVLLGAYVRNGWIEKAEKLHLHMLQKGARPNYKTWEILMEGFVQTRQMDKAVNAMKKALSLMKSCHWRPPLKLVEAIAAFFEEQGNTDDANRYIKLLQKFNLTSLPLYKSVLRAYIKADTVLPTNISEMIARDDIVMDEEMDHLIIRASKIDIRGDV, from the exons atgGGCCCAGGAGCGCGGCCGCGTCTCGCGGCCGGACCTCCAGCGTGCCGTCTCCCAGCTCCGGCGCGCGCGCCGCTACGGCCACGCCCTCGAG CTAGACTGGACTTGATTGCGAAAGTGCACGGTACTTCTCAAGCTGAGGAATATTACAAGAAATTACCAAACTCTGCTTCAAGGGAAGCTGCGTCATTCCCTCTCCTCCATTGCTATGTTGTTGAAAGAAATGTTCAGAAAGCAGAGTGCTTTATGGCTAGTCTGCAGAGCATTGGGCTGCCTGTCGATCCTCACTCATTCAATGAAATGATGAAACTCTATGTTGCAACATGTCAGTATGAGAAGGTATTTAGTGTAATCGATCTGATGAAACGGAACAACATTCCCAGAAATGCTCTCTCATATAACCTTTGGATGAACGCATGCTCTGTCTCTGGTGTTGCCTCTGTACAATCAGTGTACAAGGAGATGGTTAATGATGGTACGATTGAGGTTGGTTGGAGCACATACTGTACATTGGCCAACATCTTCAAGAAGCATGGACTGAATAGTAAAGCCCTGGCTTGCCTTAGGACGGCCGAAACAAAATTATCAACAACACAGCGCTTAGGATTTTCTTTTGTAATGACATGTTATGCGGCTCTGGGTGACAGCGATTGGGTCATGAGACTGTGGAAGGCTAGTAAATGTGTCCCAGGTAGAATCCCCGCTGCTAACTACATGACTGCTATCTTATGTCTGATAAAAGTTGGCGACATTGACCGGGCTGAGTGGATTTTTGGAAGCTGGGAAGCGGAGTGCAGGAAGCATGATGTGCGGGTTTCAAATGTTCTTCTAGGTGCTTATGTGAGGAACGGGTGgattgaaaaggctgagaagcttcaTCTCCACATGCTACAGAAAGGCGCACGGCCAAACTACAAGACGTGGGAGATATTGATGGAGGGTTTTGTTCAGACTAGGCAGATGGACAAGGCTGTCAATGCCATGAAGAAAGCTTTATCTTTAATGAAGAGCTGCCATTGGAGAcctccactcaaacttgttgaggcCATCGCAGCATtcttcgaggagcaaggaaacacgGACGATGCAAACAGATACATTAAGCTTCTTCAAAAGTTTAACCTGACAAGCTTGCCCCTGTACAAGTCCGTGCTTCGAGCATATATTAAAGCTGATACCGTGCTGCCAACAAACATTTCCGAGATGATAGCAAGAGATGACATCGTTATGGATGAAGAAATGGATCACTTGATCATACGTGCTAGCAAGATAGATATCAGAGGCGATGTGTAA